Proteins from one Acidiphilium multivorum AIU301 genomic window:
- a CDS encoding threonine ammonia-lyase — protein MVTLADIEAAAGRIAGAVLRTPLVRADALSRATGADIHLKLENLQATGAFKERGAANRIALLTEAERKSGVIAMSAGNHAQAVARHAQLAGIRATIVMPRFTPTTKVTRTRAWGAQVVLHGETLAEAAAHAHELAAREGLVFVHPYDDADVIAGQGTLALEVIHDLPDLDALVIPTGGGGFISGCAVAARALRPGVEILGVEVESYAGFAQALAGQEVKVGGATIAEGIAVRDIGQLPLALLKEHEVEVLVVPEAAVEQAIAMLAESGKIVAEGAGAAALAAVLTFPQRFAGRRLALPICGGNIDTRVLANTLLRNLMRDGRIVKVLMEIPDRPGVLADIAARIGDQGGNIIEVVHQRQFASPTVQAAHLEVMFEARDAAHGRSITEALEAAYTVRRL, from the coding sequence TTGGTCACCCTCGCCGATATCGAGGCGGCGGCCGGCCGGATCGCCGGCGCGGTGCTGCGCACGCCGCTGGTCCGCGCCGACGCGCTCTCGCGCGCGACCGGTGCGGACATCCATCTCAAGCTCGAGAACCTGCAGGCCACCGGCGCCTTCAAGGAACGGGGGGCGGCAAACCGCATCGCCCTGCTGACGGAGGCCGAGCGCAAGTCCGGCGTGATCGCGATGTCGGCCGGCAATCACGCCCAGGCGGTGGCGCGCCACGCCCAGCTCGCCGGCATCCGCGCCACCATCGTGATGCCGCGCTTCACCCCGACCACGAAGGTCACCCGCACCCGGGCCTGGGGCGCGCAGGTGGTGCTGCACGGCGAAACCCTCGCCGAGGCCGCCGCCCACGCCCATGAACTCGCCGCCCGCGAAGGCCTGGTCTTCGTCCACCCCTACGACGACGCGGACGTGATCGCCGGCCAGGGCACGCTCGCCCTCGAGGTGATCCATGACCTGCCGGATCTCGACGCGCTGGTGATCCCGACCGGCGGCGGCGGTTTCATCTCCGGCTGCGCGGTGGCGGCGCGGGCGCTGCGCCCCGGCGTCGAGATCCTCGGCGTCGAGGTCGAAAGCTATGCCGGCTTTGCCCAGGCGCTCGCGGGCCAGGAGGTCAAGGTCGGCGGCGCGACCATCGCCGAGGGCATCGCGGTGCGCGATATCGGCCAGCTGCCGCTCGCGCTGCTGAAGGAACACGAGGTCGAGGTTCTGGTCGTGCCGGAAGCGGCGGTCGAGCAGGCGATCGCGATGCTGGCCGAGAGCGGCAAGATCGTCGCCGAGGGCGCCGGCGCCGCCGCCCTCGCCGCGGTGCTGACCTTCCCGCAGCGCTTCGCCGGCCGCCGGCTCGCCCTGCCGATCTGCGGCGGCAATATCGACACCCGCGTCCTCGCCAACACGCTGCTGCGCAACCTGATGCGCGACGGGCGGATCGTTAAGGTGCTGATGGAAATCCCGGACCGTCCCGGCGTGCTGGCCGACATCGCCGCCCGCATCGGCGATCAGGGCGGCAACATCATCGAGGTCGTGCACCAGCGCCAGTTCGCCTCGCCGACCGTGCAGGCCGCGCATCTCGAAGTGATGTTCGAGGCGCGCGACGCCGCCCATGGCCGCTCGATCACCGAGGCGCTGGAAGCCGCCTACACCGTCCGCCGGCTCTGA
- the mutS gene encoding DNA mismatch repair protein MutS, with the protein MNSDRAAGATPAMAQWFQAKADYPDALIFFRMGDFYELFFEDAEAASAALDIALTARGTHQGEPIAMCGVPVSQRDTYLTRLIRRGFRVAVAEQVEAPEAAKARGGKALIERAVVRLITPGTITEEALLDQGRASLLLALVPRAGRIGAAWLDVSTASFETADLAGGELAALLGRLDPAEILSGADIELGAHEGRRTDPGPPPAAELARRDLARLFDVASLDAFGAFTDQEAQAAAVALRYVERSQAGTLPRIARPVRAGETGLMAMDAATRASLDLLRTADGGEAGSLFGAVRRTVTAAGARMLAGWIAAPLDAIGPLRARQAGWQSLLDAPGTLAALRTSLRGAPDLARALARLGLAGRKAGRLSPRDLGQVRDSLAAARAVAEGLAPAVAADPAHPLADDLAKLAAGPELGPLLEAALVETPPARIGDAPAIRAGFDGELDGERRLRDDTRQVIAALQTELASRYGVASLKVRHHSQLGYVLEAPAAAVEALRAFPELILRQGLASAARFTHPELSDLDRRIAEAHERAAAREALVLDHLLAAVMREEAALAECAAALARLDALQSAATLAESGRWCAPELSEDAAFSIIAGRHPVVEAALPAGTRFIANDADLSPERRLMLLTGPNMAGKSTFLRQNALVIILAQAGLPVPAEQARIGLVDRLFSRVGAADDLAAGRSTFMVEMIETASILNQAGPRSFVIIDEIGRGTGTRDGLAIAQAVLEALHGSIRCRSIFATHFHDLVQLGAALPRLRPCTMRVKSWRGSVVFLHEVIEGAAERSWGVHVAKLAGLPEPVIRRADALLRAAERGGGEAGALPLFAAAGEDPAPPAELPAADGWHAALAEADPDQLSPRAALELIYAWRRKFLGDRADGAVEKQ; encoded by the coding sequence ATGAATTCCGACCGCGCCGCCGGCGCAACCCCCGCGATGGCGCAGTGGTTCCAGGCCAAGGCCGACTATCCGGACGCGTTGATCTTCTTCCGGATGGGCGATTTCTACGAACTGTTCTTCGAGGATGCCGAAGCGGCCTCGGCGGCGCTCGACATCGCGCTGACCGCGCGCGGCACCCATCAGGGCGAGCCGATCGCGATGTGCGGCGTGCCGGTCTCGCAGCGCGATACCTATCTGACCCGGCTGATCCGGCGGGGATTCCGTGTCGCGGTGGCCGAGCAGGTCGAGGCGCCGGAGGCGGCGAAGGCGCGGGGCGGCAAGGCGCTGATCGAGCGCGCCGTGGTCCGGCTCATCACCCCCGGCACGATCACCGAGGAGGCGCTGCTCGATCAGGGCCGCGCCAGCCTGCTGCTCGCGCTGGTGCCCCGGGCGGGGCGGATCGGCGCCGCCTGGCTCGATGTCTCGACCGCGTCGTTCGAGACCGCCGACCTTGCGGGGGGCGAACTGGCTGCGCTGCTCGGCCGGCTGGACCCGGCGGAAATTCTTTCCGGAGCGGATATCGAGCTTGGGGCGCATGAAGGCCGGCGCACCGATCCCGGCCCGCCGCCGGCGGCGGAGCTTGCCCGGCGCGATCTCGCCCGGCTGTTCGATGTTGCCTCGCTCGACGCCTTTGGCGCCTTCACCGATCAGGAGGCGCAGGCGGCGGCGGTGGCGCTGCGCTATGTCGAGCGCAGCCAGGCCGGGACGTTGCCGCGCATCGCCCGCCCGGTGCGCGCGGGCGAGACCGGCCTGATGGCGATGGATGCCGCGACCCGCGCCAGCCTCGACCTGCTGCGCACGGCCGATGGCGGCGAGGCCGGCAGCCTGTTCGGCGCGGTGCGGCGCACGGTGACCGCCGCGGGCGCGCGGATGCTCGCCGGCTGGATCGCCGCGCCGCTGGATGCGATCGGCCCGCTGCGGGCACGGCAGGCCGGCTGGCAGAGCCTGCTCGACGCCCCGGGGACGCTCGCCGCCCTGCGAACGTCGCTGCGCGGCGCGCCGGATCTTGCCCGCGCGCTCGCGCGGCTCGGCCTGGCGGGGCGGAAGGCGGGCCGGCTGTCGCCGCGCGATCTGGGCCAGGTGCGGGATTCGCTCGCCGCCGCGCGCGCGGTGGCCGAGGGGCTGGCGCCTGCGGTTGCCGCCGATCCCGCGCATCCGTTGGCGGATGACCTCGCGAAGCTCGCCGCCGGGCCGGAACTGGGGCCGCTGCTGGAGGCCGCGCTGGTCGAAACACCGCCGGCGCGGATTGGGGATGCGCCGGCGATCCGCGCGGGGTTCGACGGCGAACTCGACGGCGAGCGCCGGCTCCGCGACGATACGCGGCAGGTGATTGCGGCGCTGCAGACCGAGCTTGCCTCGCGCTATGGCGTCGCCAGCCTCAAGGTGCGGCACCACAGCCAGCTCGGCTATGTGCTGGAGGCGCCAGCCGCGGCAGTCGAGGCGCTGCGGGCGTTTCCGGAGCTGATCCTGCGGCAGGGGCTGGCCTCGGCGGCGCGGTTCACCCACCCCGAACTGTCGGACCTCGACCGGCGGATCGCCGAGGCGCATGAGCGGGCGGCGGCGCGGGAGGCGCTGGTGCTTGACCATCTGCTCGCCGCGGTGATGCGCGAGGAGGCGGCGCTGGCGGAATGCGCGGCGGCGCTGGCGCGGCTCGATGCGCTGCAATCGGCGGCGACGCTGGCCGAAAGCGGGCGCTGGTGTGCCCCTGAGCTTTCCGAGGATGCGGCGTTCAGCATCATCGCCGGGCGGCATCCGGTGGTCGAGGCGGCGCTGCCCGCGGGGACGCGCTTCATCGCCAACGATGCCGACCTCTCGCCCGAGCGGCGGCTGATGCTGCTGACCGGGCCGAACATGGCCGGAAAGTCCACCTTCCTGCGGCAGAACGCGCTGGTCATCATTCTCGCCCAGGCCGGGCTGCCGGTGCCGGCGGAGCAGGCGCGGATCGGGCTGGTGGACCGGCTGTTCTCCCGCGTGGGTGCTGCCGACGACCTCGCCGCCGGGCGCTCGACCTTCATGGTCGAGATGATCGAGACCGCGTCCATCCTCAACCAGGCGGGGCCGCGCAGCTTCGTCATCATCGACGAGATCGGCCGCGGCACCGGCACGCGGGACGGGCTCGCGATCGCCCAGGCGGTGCTGGAGGCGCTGCACGGCTCCATTCGCTGCCGCAGCATCTTCGCCACGCATTTCCACGACCTGGTGCAGCTTGGCGCGGCGCTGCCGCGGCTGCGGCCCTGCACGATGCGGGTGAAGTCGTGGCGGGGCAGCGTCGTGTTCCTGCACGAGGTGATCGAGGGGGCGGCGGAGCGGAGCTGGGGCGTGCATGTCGCGAAGCTGGCCGGGCTGCCGGAGCCGGTGATCCGCCGGGCCGATGCGCTGCTGCGCGCGGCCGAGCGCGGCGGCGGCGAGGCGGGAGCGCTGCCGCTGTTCGCCGCGGCGGGCGAGGATCCGGCGCCGCCTGCGGAACTGCCGGCGGCGGATGGCTGGCATGCGGCGCTCGCGGAGGCCGATCCGGACCAGCTTTCGCCGCGCGCGGCGCTGGAGCTGATTTATGCGTGGCGGCGAAAGTTCCTTGGCGACAGGGCGGATGGCGCGGTAGAGAAGCAGTAA
- a CDS encoding aminopeptidase: protein MTHEEKLDRLAEVAVRIGVNVQTGQELIVNAPIEARDLVDRIATHAYRAGAALVIPFFADDLIQRARFREASEDSFDFAPAWLYEGVAKSIDEGAAMLTVVGTDPMLLADCDPARIGRAQRAMARAMKPVRGLISGFATNWSILSFATPGWAKSVFPGDPDPAARLWDAIFEVCRINEADPVAAWHAHVATLRARCDALNARRFAALRFSGPGTDLEVGLADGHLWAGGSATSKDGTACMPNMPTEEVFTMPHRERVNGRVRASKPLVHGGALIEDIEVRFEAGRIVEAKARRGEDVFRALIATDEGASRLGEVALVPDASPVSRSGLIFRNTLFDENAASHIALGQALALNMEGGCDAARGANESLIHVDWMIGSALMDVDGVNADGTITPVMRGGAFVI, encoded by the coding sequence ATGACGCATGAAGAGAAACTCGACCGGCTGGCCGAGGTCGCCGTCCGCATCGGCGTCAACGTGCAGACCGGCCAGGAGCTGATCGTCAACGCGCCGATCGAGGCGCGCGACCTGGTGGACCGGATCGCGACCCATGCCTATCGCGCCGGCGCGGCGCTGGTGATCCCCTTCTTCGCGGACGACCTGATCCAGCGTGCCCGGTTCCGCGAGGCGAGCGAGGACAGTTTCGATTTCGCGCCGGCCTGGCTGTACGAGGGGGTGGCGAAGTCGATCGACGAGGGCGCGGCGATGCTGACCGTGGTCGGCACCGACCCGATGCTGCTCGCGGATTGCGACCCGGCGCGGATCGGCCGCGCCCAGCGCGCGATGGCGCGGGCGATGAAGCCGGTGCGCGGCTTGATCAGCGGTTTCGCCACCAACTGGTCGATCCTGTCCTTCGCAACACCGGGCTGGGCGAAATCGGTCTTCCCCGGCGATCCCGACCCGGCCGCGCGTCTGTGGGATGCGATCTTCGAGGTCTGCCGAATCAACGAGGCCGATCCGGTTGCCGCCTGGCATGCCCATGTCGCGACCCTGCGGGCGCGGTGCGACGCGCTGAACGCCCGCCGCTTTGCCGCGCTGCGCTTCAGCGGGCCCGGCACCGACCTGGAAGTCGGCCTGGCCGACGGGCATCTCTGGGCGGGCGGGTCCGCGACATCGAAGGATGGCACCGCCTGCATGCCGAACATGCCGACCGAGGAAGTGTTCACCATGCCGCATCGCGAGCGGGTGAACGGCAGGGTGCGGGCGAGCAAGCCGCTCGTGCATGGCGGCGCGCTGATCGAGGACATCGAGGTGCGGTTCGAGGCGGGGCGGATCGTCGAGGCGAAGGCGAGGCGGGGCGAGGACGTGTTCCGCGCCCTGATCGCGACCGACGAGGGGGCGAGCCGCCTCGGCGAGGTGGCGCTGGTGCCGGATGCCTCCCCGGTATCGCGCTCGGGGCTGATCTTCCGCAACACGCTATTCGACGAGAACGCGGCGAGCCACATCGCGCTCGGCCAGGCGCTGGCGCTGAACATGGAAGGCGGTTGCGATGCCGCCCGCGGCGCCAACGAAAGCCTCATCCATGTCGACTGGATGATCGGCTCGGCGCTGATGGACGTCGATGGCGTGAACGCCGACGGCACCATCACGCCGGTGATGCGCGGCGGCGCCTTCGTGATCTGA
- the carA gene encoding glutamine-hydrolyzing carbamoyl-phosphate synthase small subunit, whose translation MPKTTDEIIDLLGGADAAARLTQVSTEAVRKWRSAGAIPARHWPAVIAATGLSLADLSGDIAMESETTKPEGATAALVLGDGRVFWGRGFGAHSTGEPAELCFSTGMTGYQETLTDPSFAGQIITFTFPHIGNVGANPEDIEANTSFARGLVINRDITRPSNWRAAEGLAAWCRRMGLPGIAGVDTRALTRTIRDDGPPNALIAYPEDGRFDIPALVERARAWPGLEGMDLAREVSCTQSYEWTETLWDRAHGFGRQNAPKFTVVAVDYGAKRNILRNLASAGCRVIVVPATASAEDILRHQPDGVFLSNGPGDPAATAEYAVAAIRGVLDAGKPLFGICLGHQLLAHTLGAKTYKLARGHRGANQPVQELATGKVEITSQNHGFAVDEASLPDGVTVTHRSLFDGSNEGIACPAKNCFSVQYHPEASPGPSDANHLFRRFVAMMEG comes from the coding sequence ATGCCCAAGACGACAGACGAGATCATCGACCTGCTGGGCGGCGCCGACGCGGCAGCCCGGCTGACCCAGGTTTCGACCGAGGCCGTGCGCAAGTGGCGCAGCGCCGGGGCGATTCCGGCACGGCACTGGCCGGCGGTGATTGCCGCGACCGGCCTGTCCCTGGCCGATCTTTCAGGAGACATTGCAATGGAATCCGAAACCACGAAACCGGAGGGCGCAACCGCGGCGCTGGTATTGGGCGACGGCCGCGTGTTCTGGGGACGCGGCTTCGGCGCGCATTCCACCGGCGAGCCGGCGGAACTCTGCTTCTCCACCGGCATGACCGGCTATCAGGAAACCCTGACCGATCCGTCCTTCGCCGGGCAGATCATCACCTTCACCTTCCCGCATATCGGCAATGTCGGCGCCAATCCCGAGGATATCGAGGCGAACACGAGTTTCGCCCGCGGCCTCGTGATCAACCGCGACATCACCCGTCCGTCGAACTGGCGCGCCGCCGAGGGGCTGGCCGCCTGGTGCCGCCGCATGGGCCTGCCGGGCATCGCCGGAGTCGACACCCGCGCCCTCACCCGCACCATCCGCGACGACGGCCCGCCCAACGCGCTGATCGCCTATCCCGAGGACGGCCGCTTCGACATCCCCGCCCTGGTCGAGCGGGCCCGCGCCTGGCCGGGGCTCGAGGGCATGGACCTCGCGCGCGAGGTCTCCTGCACCCAGAGCTACGAATGGACCGAGACGCTGTGGGACCGCGCGCACGGGTTCGGCCGGCAGAACGCGCCGAAATTTACTGTAGTTGCCGTAGATTACGGCGCGAAGCGCAACATCCTCCGCAACCTCGCGAGCGCCGGCTGCCGGGTCATCGTCGTCCCCGCCACCGCCTCGGCCGAGGATATCCTCCGTCATCAGCCTGATGGCGTGTTCCTCTCCAACGGCCCCGGCGACCCGGCGGCGACGGCCGAATACGCCGTGGCGGCGATCCGCGGCGTGCTCGATGCCGGCAAGCCGCTCTTCGGCATCTGCCTCGGCCACCAGCTCCTCGCCCACACGCTTGGCGCGAAGACCTACAAGCTCGCCCGCGGCCATCGCGGCGCCAACCAGCCGGTGCAGGAGCTTGCCACCGGCAAGGTCGAGATCACCAGCCAGAATCATGGCTTTGCGGTGGATGAGGCCAGCCTGCCCGACGGCGTGACGGTTACCCATCGCTCCCTGTTCGATGGTTCGAACGAGGGCATCGCCTGCCCGGCGAAGAACTGCTTCTCCGTGCAATATCACCCCGAGGCCAGCCCTGGCCCGTCGGATGCCAATCACCTGTTCCGGCGCTTTGTCGCGATGATGGAGGGCTGA
- a CDS encoding MBL fold metallo-hydrolase translates to MRFTLTLLGTGGSAGLPQIGGPDGGGDWGQCDPAEPRNRRTRASVVFSAADGQRILVDTAPEIRLQLTDNRIDRIDAVIITHPHADHIAGLDDIRILNRLRGTPIDAYTDERTWAELRQRFDYAFRPWEPPGFFRPVLRTHTILPGETRTIAGLPVRFIRQDHGFIPSLGLRVGNVAYCPDVVRFTPDQFALLEGVDTWIIDCFTRRGPHPTHAHLDQVIEWATALRPRRTILTHMGLDMDYRTLCDTLPAGFEPAFDGMIIEGDAP, encoded by the coding sequence ATGAGGTTCACGCTCACGCTGCTCGGCACCGGCGGCTCGGCCGGGCTGCCGCAGATCGGCGGCCCGGATGGCGGCGGCGACTGGGGGCAATGCGATCCGGCGGAGCCGCGCAACCGCCGCACCCGCGCGAGCGTGGTCTTCAGCGCCGCCGACGGGCAGCGCATCCTGGTCGATACCGCGCCGGAAATCCGCCTGCAGCTTACCGACAACCGGATCGACCGGATCGACGCGGTGATCATCACCCATCCGCACGCCGACCATATCGCCGGGCTCGACGACATCCGCATCCTCAACCGTCTCCGCGGCACGCCGATCGACGCCTATACGGACGAGCGCACCTGGGCGGAGCTGCGCCAGCGGTTCGACTACGCGTTCCGGCCCTGGGAGCCGCCCGGCTTCTTCCGCCCGGTGCTGCGCACCCACACGATCCTGCCCGGCGAGACCAGGACCATCGCCGGCCTGCCGGTGCGCTTTATCCGGCAGGATCACGGCTTCATTCCCTCGCTCGGGCTGCGCGTCGGCAATGTCGCCTACTGCCCGGACGTGGTGCGCTTCACGCCCGACCAGTTCGCCTTGCTGGAGGGGGTGGACACCTGGATCATCGACTGTTTCACACGGCGCGGACCGCACCCGACACATGCCCATCTCGACCAGGTGATCGAATGGGCGACGGCGCTGCGCCCGCGCCGCACCATCCTGACCCATATGGGGCTCGACATGGATTACCGCACGCTGTGCGACACGCTGCCCGCCGGCTTCGAGCCCGCGTTTGACGGCATGATCATCGAGGGAGACGCACCATGA
- the carB gene encoding carbamoyl-phosphate synthase large subunit — MPKRTDIKSILIIGAGPIVIGQACEFDYSGAQACKALREEGYRVILVNSNPATIMTDPELADATYIEPITPEMVEKIIIKERPDAVLPTMGGQTALNTAMALAKAGTLEKHGVELIGARAEVIDRAEDRLKFRDAMAEIGIESPRSAIAHTMDEARAALDLVGLPAVIRPSFTLGGTGGGIAYNREEFLEIVAGGLDASPTTEVLIEESVLGWKEYEMEVVRDQADNCIIVCSIENIDPMGVHTGDSVTVAPALTLTDREYQLMRDASIACLRKIGVDTGGSNVQFGINPADGRMVIIEMNPRVSRSSALASKATGFPIAKIAAKLAVGYTLDELRNDITRVTPASFEPTIDYVVIKIPRFTFEKFPGTPALLTTSMKSVGEAMAIGRSFPEALQKGLRSLETGLAGLDPVEKPGDGTRDAFRAALSTPRPDRLLIAAEALRAGLSVEEIHAACKFDPWFLRQMEDIVEAERRVAAEGLPGDELGMRALKALGFSDRRLAALTGRSEADVSKARLALGVTPVYRRIDSTGGEFASATSYMFATYEGGFGAPVCEAEPSERRKVVILGGGPNRIGQGIEFDYCCVHAAYALREAGFETIMVNCNPETVSTDYDTSDRLYFEPLFAEDVLSLLRREQERGTLLGCIVQYGGQTPLKLSQALAEAGIPILGTSADAIDAAEDRERFHDLLRSLGLRQPENGLARSAEQAEAIVERIGFPVVIRPSYVLGGRAMEIVYDLASLRRYMREAVVVSGTNPVLIDRYLNDAIEVDVDCIADGQSVYVAGVMEHIEEAGIHSGDSACSLPPYSLSPAIVAELRAETEAMAKALNVIGLMNVQFAIQGENVYVLEVNPRASRTVPFVAKATGVPVAKIGARVMAGEALASFGLDDSVMRSHVAVKEAVFPFARFSGVDVLLGPEMKSTGEVMGLDVSFARAFAKAQLGAGVKLPQAGTVFLSVRDSDKPAILAIARRFVDLGFEIMATRGTAAHLSEAGIAARAVNKVLEGRPHCVDSIRSGEVQLVINTASGAQTVADSFDIRRQALNHGVPHYTTIAGARAASHAIAALAAGSLEVAPLQSYFPQSFR; from the coding sequence ATGCCGAAACGCACAGACATCAAATCGATCCTGATCATCGGCGCCGGGCCCATCGTCATCGGCCAGGCCTGCGAGTTCGACTATTCCGGTGCCCAGGCCTGCAAGGCGCTGCGCGAGGAGGGCTACCGGGTGATCCTGGTGAACTCCAATCCCGCCACGATTATGACCGATCCCGAACTGGCGGATGCCACCTATATCGAGCCGATCACGCCGGAGATGGTCGAGAAGATCATCATCAAGGAACGGCCGGATGCGGTGCTGCCCACCATGGGCGGGCAGACGGCGCTGAACACCGCGATGGCGCTCGCCAAGGCCGGCACGCTTGAGAAGCACGGCGTCGAGCTGATCGGCGCCCGCGCCGAGGTGATCGACCGCGCCGAGGACCGGCTGAAATTCCGCGACGCGATGGCCGAGATCGGCATCGAGAGCCCGCGCAGCGCCATCGCCCATACAATGGACGAGGCGCGCGCAGCACTCGACCTGGTTGGCCTGCCGGCGGTGATCCGCCCCTCCTTCACCCTCGGCGGCACCGGCGGCGGCATCGCCTACAACCGCGAGGAATTCCTCGAAATCGTCGCCGGCGGGCTCGACGCCTCGCCGACCACCGAGGTGCTGATCGAGGAAAGCGTGCTCGGCTGGAAGGAATACGAGATGGAGGTGGTCCGCGACCAAGCGGACAACTGCATCATCGTCTGCTCGATCGAGAACATCGACCCGATGGGCGTGCACACCGGCGACTCCGTCACGGTCGCCCCCGCGCTGACCCTGACCGACCGCGAATACCAGCTGATGCGCGACGCCTCGATCGCCTGTCTGCGCAAGATCGGCGTCGATACCGGCGGTTCGAACGTGCAGTTCGGCATCAATCCGGCCGACGGGCGCATGGTCATCATCGAGATGAACCCCCGCGTCTCCCGCTCCTCGGCGCTGGCCTCGAAGGCGACCGGCTTTCCCATCGCCAAGATCGCGGCGAAGCTCGCCGTCGGCTACACGCTCGACGAGCTGCGCAACGACATCACCCGAGTCACCCCGGCGAGCTTCGAGCCGACGATCGACTACGTCGTCATCAAGATCCCGCGCTTCACCTTCGAGAAGTTCCCCGGCACGCCGGCGCTGCTGACCACCTCGATGAAGTCGGTCGGCGAGGCGATGGCGATCGGCCGCTCCTTCCCCGAGGCGCTGCAAAAGGGGCTGCGCAGCCTGGAGACCGGCCTCGCCGGGCTCGATCCGGTCGAGAAGCCGGGTGACGGCACACGCGATGCCTTCCGCGCCGCGCTCTCCACCCCGCGACCCGACCGGCTGCTGATCGCCGCCGAGGCGCTGCGCGCCGGCCTCTCGGTCGAGGAAATCCACGCCGCCTGCAAGTTCGACCCCTGGTTCCTCCGCCAGATGGAGGACATCGTCGAGGCCGAACGCCGCGTCGCCGCGGAGGGCCTGCCCGGCGACGAGCTCGGCATGCGCGCGCTCAAGGCGCTGGGGTTCTCCGACCGCCGCCTCGCCGCCCTTACCGGCCGGAGTGAGGCGGATGTGAGCAAGGCGCGCCTCGCCCTCGGCGTCACCCCGGTCTATCGCCGGATCGACAGCACCGGCGGCGAATTCGCCTCGGCGACCTCTTATATGTTCGCGACCTATGAAGGCGGCTTCGGCGCGCCGGTCTGCGAGGCGGAGCCGAGCGAGCGGCGCAAGGTCGTCATTCTCGGCGGCGGCCCGAACCGGATCGGCCAGGGCATCGAGTTCGACTATTGCTGCGTCCACGCCGCCTATGCGCTGCGCGAGGCGGGGTTCGAGACCATCATGGTCAACTGCAACCCCGAAACCGTCTCGACCGACTACGACACCTCCGACCGCCTCTATTTCGAGCCTCTCTTCGCCGAGGACGTGCTCTCCCTGCTCCGCCGCGAGCAGGAGCGCGGCACGCTGCTCGGCTGCATCGTGCAGTATGGCGGGCAGACGCCGCTCAAGCTCAGCCAGGCCCTCGCCGAGGCCGGCATCCCGATCCTCGGCACCTCGGCCGACGCGATCGATGCCGCGGAGGACCGCGAGCGCTTCCACGACCTGTTGCGCTCGCTCGGCCTGCGCCAGCCGGAAAACGGGCTGGCCCGCTCGGCCGAGCAGGCGGAAGCGATCGTCGAGCGGATCGGCTTCCCCGTCGTCATCCGCCCCTCCTACGTGCTCGGCGGCCGGGCGATGGAAATCGTCTACGACCTCGCCAGCCTGCGCCGCTACATGCGCGAGGCGGTGGTGGTCTCCGGCACCAACCCGGTGCTGATCGACCGCTACCTGAACGATGCGATCGAGGTCGATGTCGACTGCATCGCGGACGGCCAGAGCGTCTACGTCGCCGGCGTGATGGAGCATATCGAGGAGGCCGGCATCCATTCCGGCGACTCCGCCTGCTCGCTGCCGCCCTATTCGCTCTCGCCCGCCATCGTCGCCGAACTGCGCGCCGAGACCGAGGCGATGGCGAAGGCGCTCAATGTTATCGGGCTGATGAACGTGCAGTTCGCGATCCAGGGCGAGAACGTCTACGTGCTGGAGGTCAATCCGCGCGCCTCGCGCACCGTGCCCTTCGTCGCCAAGGCGACCGGCGTACCGGTGGCGAAGATCGGCGCGCGGGTGATGGCCGGCGAGGCGCTGGCCTCCTTCGGGCTGGACGACAGCGTGATGCGCAGTCACGTTGCGGTGAAGGAAGCGGTGTTCCCCTTCGCCCGCTTCTCCGGCGTCGACGTGCTGCTGGGCCCCGAGATGAAGTCTACCGGCGAGGTGATGGGGCTGGATGTCAGCTTCGCCCGCGCCTTCGCCAAGGCCCAGCTTGGCGCCGGGGTGAAGCTGCCGCAGGCGGGCACGGTGTTCCTCTCGGTGCGGGATTCCGACAAGCCGGCGATCCTCGCGATCGCCCGCCGCTTCGTCGATCTCGGCTTCGAGATCATGGCGACCCGTGGCACCGCCGCGCATCTTTCCGAAGCCGGCATCGCCGCGCGGGCGGTGAACAAGGTGCTGGAGGGCCGGCCGCACTGCGTCGACTCGATCCGCTCCGGCGAGGTTCAGCTGGTGATCAACACCGCCTCCGGCGCGCAGACCGTGGCGGACAGTTTCGACATCCGCCGCCAGGCGCTGAACCACGGCGTGCCGCACTACACGACCATCGCCGGCGCGCGGGCGGCCTCGCACGCCATCGCCGCCCTTGCCGCGGGCAGCCTTGAAGTCGCGCCGCTTCAGTCGTATTTTCCGCAATCGTTCCGATGA
- the greA gene encoding transcription elongation factor GreA — protein sequence MQKFPMTGPGLQNLEAELRHLKSEERPAIIRAIAEARSHGDLSENAEYHSARERQSFIEGRIAELEEIISAAEVIDPSTLSGDTVKFGAHVELIDEESDKEVTYQIVGVHEADIKAGRISVTSPLAKSLIGKKPGDTVSVPAPGGDRSYEILAVRFG from the coding sequence GTGCAAAAATTCCCGATGACCGGGCCCGGACTGCAGAATCTCGAAGCCGAGCTGCGCCACCTCAAGTCCGAGGAGCGGCCGGCGATCATTCGGGCGATTGCCGAGGCCCGCAGCCACGGCGACCTGTCGGAAAACGCGGAATACCATTCCGCGCGCGAGCGCCAGTCCTTCATCGAGGGTCGGATCGCCGAACTCGAGGAAATCATTTCCGCCGCCGAGGTGATCGATCCGTCCACCCTGTCGGGCGACACGGTGAAGTTCGGCGCCCATGTCGAGTTGATCGACGAGGAGAGCGACAAGGAAGTCACCTACCAGATCGTCGGCGTCCACGAGGCGGACATCAAGGCCGGGCGGATTTCCGTCACCTCGCCGCTGGCCAAGTCGCTGATCGGCAAGAAGCCGGGAGACACCGTTTCGGTGCCCGCCCCCGGCGGCGACCGCAGCTACGAGATCCTCGCCGTCCGGTTCGGCTGA